AAATCGTGTAAGATAAAAAACTAGACGTCGAAGAAGACGGTCTCGTTCGGCCCCTGGAGGTAGATGTCGAAGACGTAGACCGCCTTGCCGTCCCGCTCCTCGCGCCTCGCCAAGAGGCTGTCGCGCAGGGGACCGCGTTCGACGAGGTTCAGCACCGGATCGTTGGCATTCGCCTCGGCCTCGTCGGCGAAGTAGAGCCGGGTCTGGAGGCCGATATTGATGCCGCGGGCGGCGATCCAGAGGTTGATGTGCGGGGCCATCGGGCGATGGCCCTTACGACCGTCGACCGGGCCGGGCTTGACCGTCTCGAAGAACCACACGCCCGTGTCGAAGTCCGAGCCGGTACGGCCCCAGCCCCGGAAGCTCTCGTCGAGGGGCTTGCCCTCCTGGCGGTCGGCCGGGTGGTTGTAGCGGCCCG
This is a stretch of genomic DNA from Methylobacterium sp. 17Sr1-1. It encodes these proteins:
- the pcaG gene encoding protocatechuate 3,4-dioxygenase subunit alpha: MVQPLPVRLQETPSQTAGPYVHIGLIPHQAGFDIFETNFSNVLAGPSTRGERIRIEGRVFDGAGSLVRDAFIEIWQANSAGRYNHPADRQEGKPLDESFRGWGRTGSDFDTGVWFFETVKPGPVDGRKGHRPMAPHINLWIAARGINIGLQTRLYFADEAEANANDPVLNLVERGPLRDSLLARREERDGKAVYVFDIYLQGPNETVFFDV